A region of Leclercia adecarboxylata DNA encodes the following proteins:
- the tehB gene encoding tellurite resistance methyltransferase TehB has product MTVFDENYFTEKYGLTRTHSEVLYSAGIVKPGKTLDLGCGNGRNSLYLAANGYDVTAWDKNPMSIENIESIKAKEGITNLQTAIQDLNSLRFDGEYDFILSTVVLMFLQSETIPGLIDNMQRCTKPGGYNLIVAAMDTEDYPCNVGFPFAFKTGELSQYYAGWEQLKYNEDVGELHRTDAQGNRIKLRFATLLARKPA; this is encoded by the coding sequence ATGACTGTGTTTGATGAGAACTACTTCACCGAAAAATATGGCCTGACCCGCACCCACTCAGAAGTGCTGTACAGCGCCGGGATTGTTAAGCCGGGCAAAACGCTGGATCTCGGCTGTGGCAACGGACGTAACAGCCTCTACCTGGCTGCCAACGGCTACGACGTGACCGCGTGGGATAAGAACCCTATGAGCATCGAGAATATCGAGAGCATCAAGGCGAAAGAGGGCATCACTAACCTGCAGACGGCGATTCAGGATCTCAACAGCCTGCGCTTCGACGGTGAATACGATTTTATTCTCTCCACCGTGGTGCTGATGTTCCTGCAGTCAGAAACTATTCCGGGCCTGATCGACAATATGCAGCGCTGCACCAAACCCGGCGGCTATAACCTGATTGTGGCGGCAATGGATACCGAAGATTATCCGTGCAACGTGGGCTTCCCGTTTGCGTTTAAAACCGGCGAACTGAGCCAATACTATGCGGGCTGGGAGCAGCTGAAATATAACGAAGACGTCGGCGAGTTACACCGCACCGACGCCCAGGGAAACCGCATCAAGCTGCGTTTTGCCACGCTTCTGGCGCGTAAACCGGCTTAA